In Pedobacter sp. W3I1, one DNA window encodes the following:
- a CDS encoding anhydro-N-acetylmuramic acid kinase has protein sequence MNAQIEKLYSKAGKSERLIIGLMSGTSMDGLDIALCLVKGSGAETDIRILKFKTGDYTDDFRAKIKAIFSKKEVDLQLVCLMNEHIANTHAQLINEALKEWGYQNEAIDFIASHGQTIFHAPKSLHQLADYPNGTLQIGDGDHIALRTGIITLSDFRQKHLAAGGEGAPLAVYGDYLMFSKAGEDRVMLNIGGIANFTYLPGSIDASEIFSTDVGPGNTLMDQYMQKHFNQFYDKNAAVALAGESNPHLLSALLDCSFFDLDFPKTTGPELFNLEYLTSAQEQSLTTDLSKEDVMATLCHFSAETIANAIKRCFGKDAKAQVFMSGGGMHNPLLVQLLQTWLPFCKFLTTEDLNINPDAKEAVLFAVLANETLCGKPINFGNRQGVPSVCMGKISLPA, from the coding sequence ATGAACGCACAGATTGAAAAGTTGTATTCGAAAGCAGGGAAATCGGAACGTTTAATTATAGGATTGATGAGTGGCACATCAATGGATGGACTGGATATTGCACTTTGTCTGGTTAAAGGAAGCGGTGCTGAAACGGATATCCGGATTTTAAAATTTAAAACAGGTGATTATACTGATGATTTTAGGGCTAAAATAAAAGCCATATTTTCAAAAAAAGAAGTCGACTTACAGTTGGTGTGCCTGATGAACGAGCATATTGCAAATACCCATGCGCAGCTCATAAACGAAGCGCTGAAAGAATGGGGTTATCAAAATGAGGCTATCGATTTTATTGCCAGCCACGGCCAAACCATTTTTCATGCGCCAAAATCCCTGCATCAACTGGCCGATTACCCCAATGGTACATTACAAATTGGCGATGGTGATCATATTGCGCTAAGGACTGGTATTATCACACTTTCTGATTTTAGGCAAAAACATTTGGCTGCTGGGGGCGAAGGTGCGCCATTGGCTGTTTATGGCGATTATTTAATGTTTTCGAAGGCTGGCGAAGATCGGGTAATGTTAAATATAGGTGGCATAGCAAATTTTACGTACTTGCCAGGCAGTATCGATGCCAGTGAAATTTTTTCAACGGATGTTGGTCCCGGAAATACCTTGATGGATCAGTACATGCAAAAACATTTTAATCAATTTTACGATAAAAATGCTGCTGTTGCATTGGCAGGAGAATCTAATCCCCATCTATTATCTGCATTGTTAGATTGCAGTTTTTTTGATTTAGATTTCCCTAAAACCACAGGGCCAGAATTATTTAATCTGGAATATTTAACCAGCGCTCAAGAACAGTCTTTAACAACAGATTTAAGTAAAGAAGATGTAATGGCTACCTTGTGCCATTTTTCTGCAGAAACCATTGCTAATGCCATTAAACGCTGTTTTGGTAAAGATGCTAAAGCTCAGGTTTTTATGAGTGGAGGCGGAATGCATAACCCTTTATTGGTACAGCTTCTTCAAACCTGGCTGCCTTTTTGTAAATTCCTAACTACTGAAGATTTAAATATTAATCCAGATGCAAAAGAGGCTGTTTTGTTTGCTGTTTTGGCCAATGAAACCCTGTGCGGAAAACCGATTAATTTTGGCAACCGGCAAGGTGTACCTTCGGTTTGTATGGGTAAAATTAGTTTGCCAGCATAA
- the nagB gene encoding glucosamine-6-phosphate deaminase, giving the protein MARLNLLEETRFEKLPVSVFENPKIASINVAHRIAELIKSKQANNTPAVLGLATGVTPIAVYAELVRLHKEEGLSFKNVITFNLDEYYPMAPTAAQSYVTFMNENLFNHIDIDKRNVHIPDGTLALEDIPAFCLEYEKKIGDLGGLDIQILGIGRTGHIGFNEPGSAPNSGTRLVTLDDLTRRDAARDFGGKTFVPTKAITMGIGTIFKAREIILMAWSRKKASIIKKAVEGEISGDVPATYLQLSDHVEFILDAPAASELTRFDTPWLVKDCIWTDALIRKAVIWLANTLKKPILKLTEDDYNNNGMAQLATEKGPVYNINIHIFNKLQHTITGWPGGKPNADDSQRPERAEPAKKRVIIFSPHPDDDVISMGGTFLRLVDQGHDVHVAYQTSGNTAVWDDDALRFVEFNVDFTEKMGMDNTHLKDLYNKMRAFIEQKQPNQIDTPEIQTVKGLIRKGEAIAGARYCGLEDDHIHFQALPFYESGKVQKNPVTDADIELTIALLQKVKPQQVYAAGDFEDPHGTHIVCFNIILAALKRLRKTEAWAQDCWLWMYRGAWHEFETYEIEMAVPISPQELERKKYAIFKHQSQKDRAVFPGDDSREFWQRAEDRNRDTAKAYDELGLAEYEAMEAFVRWKFED; this is encoded by the coding sequence ATGGCTAGATTAAATCTACTGGAGGAGACACGTTTCGAGAAATTACCAGTAAGCGTGTTCGAAAATCCAAAAATTGCTTCAATTAATGTAGCACACCGCATTGCCGAGCTCATTAAATCAAAACAAGCAAACAACACACCTGCAGTACTGGGCTTAGCAACAGGTGTTACTCCAATTGCAGTTTATGCCGAACTGGTTAGACTGCACAAGGAAGAGGGCTTAAGTTTTAAAAACGTAATTACTTTTAATCTGGATGAATATTATCCAATGGCGCCAACTGCGGCACAGAGTTATGTTACGTTTATGAACGAAAACCTTTTCAATCATATCGACATTGATAAAAGAAACGTTCACATCCCTGATGGCACGCTTGCACTGGAAGACATTCCTGCTTTCTGCCTGGAATACGAAAAGAAAATCGGTGATCTTGGTGGTCTTGATATCCAGATTTTAGGTATCGGTCGTACAGGTCACATCGGGTTTAACGAGCCGGGCTCCGCACCAAATTCTGGCACCCGTTTAGTTACCTTAGATGATTTAACACGCCGTGATGCTGCACGCGATTTCGGTGGAAAAACCTTTGTACCAACAAAGGCAATTACCATGGGAATCGGTACCATTTTCAAGGCAAGGGAAATTATATTAATGGCCTGGAGCCGTAAAAAAGCTTCGATTATCAAAAAAGCGGTTGAAGGCGAAATTTCAGGCGATGTTCCAGCAACATATCTTCAGCTTTCTGACCATGTGGAGTTTATCCTTGATGCACCTGCAGCTTCAGAACTTACCCGTTTTGATACACCATGGTTGGTTAAAGATTGTATTTGGACAGATGCCTTGATCCGCAAGGCGGTGATCTGGTTGGCCAATACCTTAAAAAAACCAATCTTAAAATTAACGGAAGACGATTACAACAATAACGGCATGGCGCAACTGGCTACTGAAAAAGGACCAGTTTACAACATCAACATCCATATCTTTAATAAATTACAACACACCATCACTGGCTGGCCAGGTGGTAAACCGAACGCTGATGATTCTCAACGCCCGGAAAGAGCTGAACCAGCTAAAAAGAGAGTCATTATTTTCTCTCCTCACCCTGACGATGATGTGATCTCGATGGGCGGTACTTTTCTCCGTCTGGTTGACCAAGGGCATGATGTGCACGTAGCTTACCAAACCTCAGGTAATACCGCGGTTTGGGATGACGATGCACTTCGTTTTGTTGAGTTCAATGTAGATTTCACGGAGAAAATGGGCATGGACAATACGCACTTAAAGGATCTTTATAATAAGATGCGAGCCTTTATTGAGCAGAAACAACCAAACCAGATTGATACGCCAGAGATCCAAACGGTTAAAGGACTGATCAGAAAAGGCGAAGCGATTGCTGGTGCAAGATATTGCGGCCTTGAAGATGACCACATCCATTTCCAGGCACTTCCTTTCTATGAAAGCGGTAAGGTTCAAAAAAACCCGGTAACTGATGCTGATATCGAACTTACAATAGCGCTATTGCAAAAAGTTAAGCCTCAACAGGTTTATGCAGCAGGCGATTTTGAAGACCCGCATGGAACGCATATTGTTTGTTTCAATATTATTTTGGCAGCATTAAAGCGCTTACGTAAAACTGAAGCCTGGGCACAAGATTGCTGGCTGTGGATGTACCGTGGTGCCTGGCACGAATTTGAAACATATGAGATCGAAATGGCGGTTCCAATTTCACCGCAAGAGCTTGAGCGTAAAAAATATGCTATTTTCAAACACCAGAGCCAAAAAGACAGGGCAGTTTTCCCTGGCGACGATTCAAGAGAGTTCTGGCAACGTGCCGAAGACCGTAACCGGGATACGGCCAAAGCTTATGATGAACTTGGTCTGGCAGAATACGAAGCAATGGAAGCCTTTGTACGCTGGAAATTTGAAGATTAA
- a CDS encoding acyltransferase family protein, with translation MTEPKQRLLSLDFFRGLTVAAMILVNNPGSWGHIYAPLEHAEWNGCTPTDLIFPFFLWIVGVSIAFAMSSSKADPATHQKTIIKAIKRGIILYLLGFFLAIFGKIISAIMEDRSIWEAFQTVRLLGVLQRIGIVFIISSIIFIKVSNKTIFKTLIVILAVYWALMTFIPVPGVGYPNLEKETNLAAWIDRGILTEAHTWASSKTWDPEGILSTLPAVGTCLFGILVGVWMRRKDVDNPTKVAWLFTTGIASVILGLLWDLQFPINKALWTSSYVLYAGGLASIGLALCYWIIDVQGYKKFTTPFVVYGVNAITVFFLAGLMPRVLNLIQITQPDGTKTGLLVHFYETCYTPFFSPINASLVWAVTYVLGFYVLLYFMYKKNIIIKV, from the coding sequence ATGACCGAACCTAAACAACGCTTACTATCTCTTGATTTTTTCAGGGGATTAACCGTAGCCGCAATGATCTTAGTGAACAATCCGGGTAGCTGGGGGCATATTTACGCACCTTTAGAGCATGCAGAATGGAATGGATGTACACCCACCGATTTAATTTTCCCATTCTTCCTGTGGATTGTTGGTGTATCCATTGCATTTGCCATGAGTAGCAGCAAAGCAGATCCCGCTACACATCAAAAAACAATTATAAAAGCCATTAAACGTGGCATTATACTTTATTTACTCGGTTTCTTCCTGGCCATTTTCGGAAAAATAATCAGCGCCATAATGGAGGACAGATCCATTTGGGAGGCCTTCCAAACAGTAAGATTGTTAGGCGTATTGCAAAGGATAGGTATTGTTTTTATCATCAGCAGTATCATTTTCATCAAAGTATCTAACAAAACGATATTCAAAACATTAATTGTAATACTCGCCGTTTATTGGGCATTAATGACTTTTATTCCTGTACCAGGAGTTGGCTACCCAAACCTCGAAAAAGAAACTAATCTGGCCGCATGGATCGACCGTGGAATTTTAACCGAAGCACACACCTGGGCCTCATCAAAAACCTGGGACCCGGAGGGGATTTTGAGTACATTACCAGCAGTAGGAACCTGCTTATTTGGTATTCTGGTTGGTGTTTGGATGCGGAGAAAAGATGTAGACAATCCAACTAAGGTTGCCTGGTTATTTACCACTGGTATTGCCTCGGTTATTTTAGGTTTACTTTGGGACTTACAATTCCCGATTAACAAGGCCCTCTGGACAAGCTCTTATGTGCTCTATGCAGGTGGATTAGCCTCTATAGGCCTGGCACTTTGTTACTGGATCATCGATGTTCAGGGTTACAAAAAATTCACCACTCCTTTTGTGGTTTATGGCGTAAATGCCATAACCGTCTTTTTCTTAGCAGGATTAATGCCCCGTGTATTAAACCTAATCCAGATTACTCAACCCGATGGCACCAAAACAGGATTATTGGTCCACTTTTATGAAACTTGCTACACCCCTTTTTTTAGCCCTATAAATGCCTCATTAGTTTGGGCGGTAACCTATGTACTCGGTTTTTATGTATTATTATATTTTATGTATAAAAAGAACATTATTATTAAGGTTTAG
- a CDS encoding LacI family DNA-binding transcriptional regulator yields the protein MKKKTTIYDIAKALNITVSTVSRALSGFPAISDTTRKAVVEMAKKLNYSPNKLASALKSGKTHIIGVIVPSVQAHFFASIIHCIEDGLKDSGYRVIIYQSNESVENEINGVRTLLEAQVDGIMASLSLETEDVSHFAEIIKQNKPLILFDRVDLELKVPTITLDDFKAGYIATKHLIDKGYKKIAFVTTVHQIKIFNDRLEGYKAALTDHHLPLIEEHIIFGGLSIKDGRFGAGKLMRSKNKPDAIIAGDDFTALGVIKKLKEIDETPPEVGVIGFANEAFSAYITPNLSTIDQHASQMGKECAKMFLKMINQESPYANMEHIVLDPAVVERESTNKKD from the coding sequence TTGAAAAAGAAAACCACCATATACGATATAGCGAAAGCGCTAAACATTACAGTATCAACTGTTTCCAGGGCGCTTAGTGGCTTCCCGGCAATAAGCGATACCACCAGAAAGGCTGTTGTGGAAATGGCTAAAAAACTAAACTATAGCCCGAATAAACTCGCATCTGCATTAAAATCTGGTAAAACGCATATTATTGGTGTAATTGTGCCAAGTGTACAGGCGCATTTCTTTGCCTCTATCATTCATTGTATAGAAGATGGCCTGAAGGACAGCGGCTACCGCGTTATTATCTACCAATCCAATGAATCTGTGGAGAATGAAATAAATGGCGTAAGAACTTTACTAGAAGCACAGGTAGATGGCATTATGGCTTCACTGTCTTTAGAAACAGAAGACGTTTCGCACTTTGCCGAAATTATCAAACAAAACAAACCTCTTATATTATTCGACCGTGTCGATTTAGAATTAAAAGTGCCTACCATTACACTTGATGATTTCAAGGCAGGTTATATCGCTACGAAACATTTAATTGATAAAGGGTATAAGAAAATTGCCTTTGTAACCACTGTTCATCAGATTAAAATATTTAACGATCGCCTAGAAGGATATAAAGCAGCACTTACTGATCATCATCTCCCACTTATAGAAGAGCATATTATTTTTGGAGGTTTATCCATTAAAGACGGTCGCTTTGGTGCAGGCAAATTAATGCGCAGCAAAAACAAACCCGATGCTATTATTGCTGGTGATGATTTTACCGCCTTAGGCGTGATTAAAAAACTCAAAGAGATTGATGAAACGCCACCTGAAGTTGGTGTAATAGGCTTTGCGAATGAAGCATTCTCTGCCTACATTACACCCAACTTATCAACTATCGATCAGCATGCATCACAAATGGGCAAGGAATGTGCTAAAATGTTCCTAAAAATGATTAACCAGGAAAGCCCATACGCCAATATGGAACATATTGTTCTTGACCCAGCTGTTGTAGAAAGAGAATCGACCAATAAAAAGGACTGA
- a CDS encoding glycoside hydrolase family 10 protein — protein MLKNFLYALLSLTVVPYILNAQPLSKIAPKREFRGVWVATVTNIDWPSRPGLSIDQQKQELIGILERHKNQGMNAIILQVRPAADAFYAKSREPWSQWLMGKQGLAPAPGYDPLAFAIKEAHFRGMELHAWFNPYRASMSSTAVLSENHAYRKHPDWFFTYGGKKQFDPGIPDVREYIVQVILDVVKGYDVDGIHFDDYFYPYKVEGQTINDGNTFYKYPNNISDIKDWRRNNVDLLIKQLDDSIHHYKKWVKFGISPFGIWKNKYEDPEGSATSGLSNYAELFADSRKWVREGWVDYINPQIYFTFTRRVAPYGILVDWWSNNTFGRHVYIGQGAYLVNSRAEAAWKNLSEIPNQIRYIRNNNRIQGSVFFSSKSLSTVAKAVGDSLKNDFYKYPALPPQMPWLDEVPPNEPQALTADALKDGVHLKWQLPLKAKDGETASGFVIYRFNEGEKISVLDPKNIVKISFEDYLSYIDTSIESGKRYSYLVTALDRLKNESEPSGPVGIEVPLAKE, from the coding sequence ATGCTTAAAAACTTCCTATACGCACTTTTATCTTTAACTGTAGTACCTTATATATTAAATGCACAACCTTTATCAAAAATTGCACCAAAAAGGGAGTTTAGAGGTGTTTGGGTGGCAACCGTTACCAATATAGACTGGCCATCGCGGCCAGGCCTGAGCATTGATCAGCAAAAGCAGGAGCTAATTGGTATTTTAGAAAGACATAAAAACCAGGGGATGAATGCTATTATTTTGCAGGTTAGGCCCGCAGCCGATGCATTTTATGCAAAATCCAGAGAGCCCTGGAGCCAGTGGTTAATGGGTAAACAAGGTTTGGCACCAGCGCCTGGTTACGATCCTCTGGCCTTTGCCATTAAAGAAGCCCATTTCAGGGGAATGGAACTTCATGCCTGGTTTAACCCTTATCGAGCCAGTATGAGCAGTACGGCTGTTTTGAGTGAAAACCATGCTTATCGTAAACATCCTGATTGGTTTTTTACCTATGGCGGCAAAAAGCAGTTTGATCCTGGTATTCCAGATGTTAGGGAGTATATTGTTCAGGTAATTTTAGATGTAGTGAAGGGCTACGATGTAGACGGCATTCACTTCGACGATTATTTTTATCCTTATAAAGTAGAAGGGCAGACCATTAACGATGGCAATACTTTTTATAAATACCCAAATAATATCTCTGATATTAAAGATTGGAGGCGCAATAATGTTGATTTGCTGATTAAACAGTTAGATGATAGTATTCACCATTATAAGAAATGGGTTAAATTTGGCATCAGCCCATTTGGCATCTGGAAAAACAAGTATGAAGATCCTGAAGGTTCCGCTACAAGTGGTTTATCCAATTATGCAGAGCTTTTTGCCGATAGCCGGAAATGGGTAAGGGAAGGTTGGGTAGATTATATTAACCCGCAGATCTATTTTACGTTTACCAGAAGAGTTGCACCATATGGTATTTTGGTTGATTGGTGGAGCAATAATACCTTCGGCAGGCATGTTTATATCGGGCAGGGTGCCTACCTGGTAAATTCGAGGGCAGAAGCTGCATGGAAAAATCTAAGTGAAATTCCGAATCAGATTAGATATATCAGAAATAATAACCGAATTCAGGGAAGTGTGTTCTTTAGTTCTAAATCGTTGAGTACGGTTGCAAAAGCTGTTGGCGATTCGCTAAAGAATGATTTTTATAAGTATCCTGCATTGCCGCCGCAAATGCCATGGCTGGATGAGGTTCCGCCAAATGAGCCTCAGGCATTAACAGCTGATGCACTAAAAGATGGTGTACATTTAAAATGGCAACTTCCGTTAAAGGCAAAAGATGGAGAAACAGCTTCAGGATTTGTAATTTACCGATTTAATGAAGGCGAAAAAATTTCGGTGCTCGATCCTAAGAATATTGTTAAAATAAGCTTTGAAGATTATCTTTCATATATTGATACCAGCATAGAAAGCGGAAAGCGGTATAGCTATCTCGTAACTGCACTAGATCGATTAAAAAATGAAAGTGAACCTAGTGGCCCCGTTGGTATCGAAGTTCCTTTAGCAAAAGAGTAA
- a CDS encoding HAMP domain-containing sensor histidine kinase encodes MKMSFGVKIRFLLLVLGCCLIATSISLSRFTTKSELLEHDAEEIQQNLLIKEKTVKSFLADKNQVARAKQFHLNPQNAIDFINTFRKNSGINLLTYQNNHLKFWSTYKVAEIDPTTIKEGSSVLFFYNGWYEVIKSTQGNFSFIFLITIQSQYPFKETKYFKNDIDPILSTTKILTFASFTDKDVYVIKSSDNKFLFGLKVKPGYAETHYSGTQLWLFVAGMLCICMFFNSLSSFIARRGHIAWGTFLLLFFFLTFRLTDLYYGWFNHRFTLDLFDPRIYADNFLMPSLGDFLLNVIALTWLLLFMYNHKEQYKFPGWIKRSKVIGVVIQAGLMVLIGRIVWDTDDIFFGLIFNSKINFDIVNILKLSGTSWVGIVILCLAWFQIYLITVVSATVSSQLNVSNKERVIIFLIGFAGVFIYKLVVDFNAFFIVFALVLFIVARAVYLKEKNFSIGMFAIVFFCLAFNTSIKYTKYKDIKERSLREPLARKVQSSEDPNAIIALGTLGNEIIKDNFLTSYFSQNRKGSYAVLKNHIKDYLDGYLNRYDYQIYPYDRLGAAIENSDTPPIDKYKNLVEAGSVKIDGSNFFYQVNNTFGYQDYFGIISVVDNGSLLGTLVIELRSKPYNYNNRLPDLLGDQKLIKDEDFKGYSIALYSNNKLLNQSGNYTYPLDGSVFKGKKDDFIISNDDKLHYSHLIYKPTDSKMVVISKEKVDYVERLAALSFFFLIFIIFSLLLYGLIWLIKNLDDDKVGWFSINRSLMINANKILYKTRIQVSIVLAVVATLVIVGWGTYYYMNNEYLGQQGAILKDKIRKVQQNFEKQIFSNGIIANDENTAADFNNFADINNADLNLYDLSGNLIMTTYPKLYNYKIIGKKMGPSAFASLGGLHRSEFINPEEKIGSLTYAAAYAPIRNAQNKTIAYIGLPNYSTEEEYTDKLALFVSNLINLYALVFVAIGVLAVFLANQITSPLTFIQESISKTKIGQKNEPIVWRRHDEIGSLIKEYNHMIAALEDSAIKLARSERESAWREMAKQVAHEIKNPLTPLKLGVQLLEKSWREKDPNFELKFNKFSKSFIEQIDSLSKIASEFSNFAKMPDTNLERLSLLPIIEQAREVFKSTENVTIDVLNKSGKDIEIMADHDQLLRTFNNLLKNAIEAIDEETLCCITIIVYVDPQNAYIEIKDNGKGIPPTLHDKIFVPNFTTKTSGTGLGLAFVKQAVENAGGSVKFTSITGLGTTFYLNFPLAK; translated from the coding sequence ATGAAAATGAGCTTTGGTGTAAAAATAAGATTTCTATTGCTTGTTTTGGGCTGTTGTCTCATTGCAACTTCTATTTCGTTGAGTCGGTTTACAACCAAAAGCGAACTCCTGGAGCATGATGCCGAAGAAATTCAACAGAACCTTTTGATTAAAGAAAAAACGGTGAAAAGCTTTTTGGCTGATAAAAATCAGGTTGCCAGGGCAAAACAGTTCCACCTCAACCCACAAAATGCGATAGATTTTATCAATACCTTCCGCAAAAACAGTGGCATAAACCTGTTAACCTATCAAAATAACCACCTTAAGTTTTGGAGCACCTATAAAGTTGCCGAAATAGATCCAACTACAATAAAAGAGGGGAGTTCGGTTTTGTTTTTTTATAACGGCTGGTACGAGGTGATTAAAAGTACCCAGGGTAATTTCAGCTTTATTTTCTTAATCACCATTCAATCTCAATATCCTTTTAAAGAAACAAAGTATTTTAAAAATGATATTGATCCAATTTTATCAACTACCAAAATATTAACGTTTGCATCTTTTACCGATAAGGATGTGTATGTAATAAAAAGTTCAGATAATAAGTTTTTATTCGGGCTTAAAGTTAAACCAGGGTATGCAGAAACCCACTATTCAGGCACACAATTATGGTTGTTTGTTGCGGGCATGTTATGCATCTGCATGTTTTTTAACTCCTTAAGTTCGTTTATTGCCAGGCGTGGACATATTGCCTGGGGTACTTTTTTGCTATTGTTTTTTTTCTTAACCTTTCGGTTAACAGATTTATATTACGGTTGGTTTAACCACAGGTTTACCTTAGATCTCTTTGATCCGCGAATATATGCCGATAATTTCCTGATGCCTTCGTTAGGCGATTTTCTGTTAAATGTAATTGCATTAACCTGGTTACTCTTATTTATGTATAACCATAAGGAACAGTATAAGTTTCCGGGTTGGATTAAGCGGAGTAAAGTAATTGGAGTTGTTATTCAGGCAGGATTAATGGTGTTGATAGGTCGGATAGTCTGGGATACTGATGACATTTTCTTCGGATTGATTTTTAACTCAAAAATTAATTTCGATATCGTAAATATCCTTAAACTCAGCGGAACCAGCTGGGTGGGTATTGTGATTTTATGTTTGGCCTGGTTTCAGATTTACCTGATAACTGTTGTTTCGGCAACGGTAAGCAGCCAGTTAAATGTAAGCAATAAAGAGCGGGTGATTATTTTTTTAATTGGCTTTGCAGGTGTTTTTATCTATAAGCTAGTGGTAGATTTTAATGCCTTTTTTATCGTTTTTGCCCTTGTATTATTTATTGTGGCGCGGGCTGTTTATTTAAAAGAGAAGAACTTTTCAATCGGTATGTTTGCCATCGTATTTTTCTGCCTGGCTTTTAATACTTCTATTAAATACACCAAGTATAAAGATATTAAAGAAAGAAGTTTACGCGAGCCTTTGGCCAGAAAAGTGCAATCATCAGAAGATCCGAATGCAATTATTGCTTTAGGTACTTTGGGCAATGAAATTATTAAAGATAATTTTCTGACAAGCTATTTTAGTCAAAACCGAAAAGGCAGTTATGCTGTACTCAAAAATCATATTAAAGATTATTTAGATGGTTATTTAAACCGATATGATTATCAGATCTATCCATATGATAGATTGGGTGCTGCGATAGAAAATTCTGATACACCACCGATTGATAAATATAAAAACCTGGTTGAGGCCGGGTCTGTTAAAATTGACGGATCTAACTTTTTTTATCAGGTTAACAATACATTTGGTTATCAGGATTACTTTGGCATCATCTCCGTTGTAGATAATGGCAGTTTATTAGGAACACTTGTTATCGAACTCCGGTCGAAGCCATATAATTACAACAATCGGCTACCCGATCTTTTGGGAGATCAAAAATTGATCAAAGATGAAGATTTTAAAGGTTATTCTATTGCCTTGTACAGCAATAATAAATTGCTTAATCAATCTGGAAATTATACATATCCTTTAGATGGGAGTGTATTTAAGGGTAAAAAAGATGATTTTATAATCAGTAATGATGATAAACTTCATTACAGCCATTTAATTTATAAACCTACTGATAGCAAAATGGTTGTTATTAGCAAAGAGAAGGTAGATTATGTGGAACGTTTAGCAGCGCTATCGTTTTTCTTCCTGATATTTATCATCTTCTCCTTGTTGCTTTATGGTTTAATATGGTTAATCAAAAACCTTGACGATGATAAAGTAGGCTGGTTTAGTATCAACAGGTCTTTAATGATTAATGCCAATAAGATTTTGTACAAAACCAGGATCCAGGTTTCTATTGTATTAGCCGTTGTGGCCACGCTGGTTATAGTAGGTTGGGGAACTTACTATTACATGAACAATGAGTACCTGGGGCAGCAGGGTGCTATATTGAAAGATAAGATAAGGAAGGTTCAGCAGAATTTTGAAAAGCAGATTTTTAGTAATGGCATTATTGCAAACGACGAGAACACCGCAGCAGATTTTAACAATTTTGCCGATATCAATAATGCCGATTTAAATTTATATGACCTGAGTGGCAACCTGATCATGACGACCTATCCAAAACTCTATAATTATAAAATTATCGGTAAAAAGATGGGACCATCTGCCTTTGCTTCTTTAGGAGGTTTGCATCGATCAGAATTTATCAATCCAGAGGAGAAAATAGGCAGTTTAACTTATGCTGCTGCATATGCCCCTATCAGGAATGCACAAAATAAAACAATTGCCTATATCGGCTTGCCAAATTACTCTACCGAAGAAGAATATACCGATAAACTGGCGCTTTTTGTAAGTAACCTGATTAATCTTTATGCCCTGGTATTTGTGGCTATTGGGGTATTGGCTGTATTTTTGGCCAATCAGATTACCAGCCCTTTAACCTTTATTCAGGAAAGTATTAGTAAAACGAAAATCGGGCAAAAGAACGAGCCTATTGTATGGCGTAGGCATGATGAGATCGGCTCTTTAATTAAGGAGTATAATCATATGATTGCGGCCTTGGAAGATAGTGCAATTAAACTGGCCAGATCGGAACGGGAGAGTGCCTGGCGCGAAATGGCGAAACAGGTCGCTCACGAAATCAAGAATCCGCTAACGCCTTTAAAATTAGGTGTTCAGTTGTTAGAGAAATCGTGGAGGGAGAAGGATCCGAATTTCGAGCTGAAGTTTAATAAGTTTAGCAAATCGTTTATAGAGCAGATTGATAGTCTTTCAAAAATTGCATCTGAATTTTCAAATTTTGCCAAAATGCCTGATACGAATTTGGAGCGACTTTCCTTATTGCCAATTATTGAGCAGGCAAGAGAGGTATTTAAAAGCACCGAAAACGTTACCATAGATGTGCTAAACAAGAGTGGGAAGGACATTGAAATCATGGCCGATCATGATCAGCTGTTAAGAACATTCAATAACCTGCTTAAAAACGCGATAGAAGCTATAGATGAGGAAACTTTATGTTGTATAACCATTATTGTTTATGTTGATCCACAAAATGCTTATATCGAGATCAAAGATAATGGTAAGGGCATTCCCCCAACGCTGCATGATAAGATATTTGTACCGAATTTTACGACCAAAACATCAGGGACAGGACTTGGCCTTGCCTTTGTAAAACAAGCGGTAGAAAATGCAGGCGGATCAGTTAAATTCACTTCCATTACCGGCTTAGGGACTACTTTCTATTTGAATTTCCCTTTAGCTAAATAA